From a single Thermoleophilaceae bacterium genomic region:
- a CDS encoding GMC family oxidoreductase → MAERVDVCIVGSGFGGSISAWRLAELYQAAGADPANILVLERGARFKHTDFRQSMYVGNLARVYELIQSADGGGQVVVANAVGGGSNLYLAASLRAPSQTFERRDHRPDDGPDRRMWPAAISRRALDPYYARAEAGLRVSRPRWDQVSKSGGVWAASLAAAGHTCDRVPVAIDPGRCVNAKWCHTGCIFGAKNTLNTNYLASAEHAGVRVRPSRQVDLVRRSAPNASGYRYVVTAAEIDNDGDNPTRQPTGKFEEIECRVLILAAGAMGTPVILLRSRAALPSLSPQVGKNLGVNGDHIAGAEFDPAQLRAQLGLDYGEFYKGRPITTMSYDWWNGADGTRFNLQEIFLSTLTNFLYDDGRPGEPSWWGLGKKRSIATWSNHIELLAMVEDTNDGEFVAPPPDGDNMRPNAGPVTVGLFTYSFSEQSRRVRDAANAAMKSVLERGGLGRFLALTESKGAYCAHPLGGARMAESKDLGVVDHRCEAFDNEGLFCIDSSAIPTSLGVNPSLTISAVSERAAEQLVKRSTDFGLPKAPPQFTPKTPDVYVGDRVVPV, encoded by the coding sequence ATGGCCGAGCGCGTTGACGTGTGCATCGTGGGCTCGGGCTTCGGCGGTTCGATCTCCGCCTGGCGGCTCGCAGAGCTCTACCAGGCGGCGGGCGCGGATCCGGCGAACATCCTCGTGCTCGAGCGCGGCGCGCGCTTCAAGCACACCGACTTCCGCCAGTCGATGTACGTCGGAAACCTCGCGCGCGTGTACGAGCTCATCCAGTCCGCCGATGGCGGCGGCCAGGTGGTGGTGGCGAACGCGGTGGGCGGCGGCTCGAACCTGTACCTCGCGGCATCGCTCCGCGCGCCGAGCCAGACGTTCGAGCGGCGCGACCACCGCCCGGACGATGGGCCGGACCGCCGCATGTGGCCGGCAGCGATCTCCCGCCGCGCCCTCGACCCCTACTACGCCCGCGCCGAGGCCGGGCTTCGCGTGAGCCGCCCGCGCTGGGACCAGGTGTCGAAGTCGGGAGGCGTGTGGGCCGCCTCGCTGGCCGCTGCCGGCCACACGTGCGACCGGGTGCCGGTGGCGATCGACCCCGGGCGCTGCGTGAACGCCAAGTGGTGTCACACGGGCTGCATCTTCGGCGCGAAGAACACGCTCAACACCAACTACCTCGCGAGCGCCGAGCACGCCGGCGTCCGGGTGCGACCGAGCCGGCAGGTGGATCTGGTGCGGCGCTCGGCGCCGAACGCCAGCGGCTACCGCTACGTGGTCACGGCAGCCGAGATCGACAACGACGGAGACAACCCCACGCGACAGCCCACCGGCAAGTTCGAGGAGATCGAGTGCAGGGTGCTGATCCTCGCCGCAGGCGCGATGGGCACTCCGGTGATCCTGCTCCGCTCGCGCGCGGCGCTGCCGTCGCTGTCCCCCCAGGTGGGCAAGAACCTCGGCGTGAACGGCGACCACATCGCGGGGGCCGAGTTCGACCCGGCGCAGCTGCGCGCGCAGCTAGGGCTCGACTACGGCGAGTTCTACAAGGGTCGCCCGATCACGACGATGAGCTACGACTGGTGGAACGGCGCGGACGGTACGCGCTTCAACCTCCAGGAGATCTTCCTGTCCACCCTCACCAACTTCCTCTACGACGACGGCCGCCCTGGCGAGCCGTCCTGGTGGGGGCTTGGCAAGAAGCGCTCGATCGCCACGTGGAGCAACCACATCGAGCTGCTGGCGATGGTGGAGGACACGAACGACGGCGAGTTCGTGGCGCCGCCGCCGGACGGCGACAACATGCGCCCGAACGCCGGCCCCGTAACGGTCGGCCTCTTCACGTACTCGTTCTCGGAGCAGTCCCGACGGGTTCGCGACGCCGCCAACGCGGCCATGAAGTCGGTGCTCGAGCGGGGCGGCCTCGGCCGCTTCCTCGCGCTCACGGAGTCGAAGGGCGCGTACTGCGCGCACCCGCTCGGCGGCGCCCGCATGGCGGAGTCGAAGGACCTGGGCGTGGTGGACCACCGCTGCGAGGCATTCGACAACGAGGGGCTCTTCTGCATCGACAGCTCGGCCATCCCCACATCGCTGGGCGTGAACCCCTCGCTGACGATTTCCGCCGTATCCGAGCGCGCCGCAGAGCAACTGGTGAAGCGGAGCACGGACTTCGGCCTGCCAAAGGCGCCACCACAGTTCACGCCAAAGACGCCCGACGTATACGTGGGCGATCGCGTGGTGCCGGTGTAG
- a CDS encoding rhomboid family intramembrane serine protease, translating to MTPTPVGMRCPECARQRTKVVRARSMYGRPNVTYALIAINVVAFLAELVSGVSAAGNSFGGSKIILHGALFGPKVADGEYYRILTSGFLHFNLWHIAFNMYALYILGTMLEPAIGSFRFALIYFVGLLAGSFGALIVTPDSFTVGASAAVFGLFGAAIVEMRARGVDVMSTGLPLWLGINLIFTFAFNGISIGGHIGGLIGGTLAGVAIGELDKRRDVPRMAGPIAAVAIGVISVIGAIAVA from the coding sequence ATGACCCCGACGCCGGTGGGCATGCGCTGTCCCGAGTGCGCGCGCCAGCGGACGAAGGTCGTCCGCGCGCGGAGCATGTACGGCCGGCCGAACGTCACGTACGCGCTGATCGCAATCAACGTGGTGGCCTTCCTGGCCGAGCTTGTGAGCGGAGTGAGCGCGGCCGGCAACAGCTTCGGCGGCAGCAAGATCATCCTCCACGGCGCGCTGTTCGGCCCGAAGGTCGCCGACGGTGAGTACTACCGCATCCTCACCTCCGGCTTCCTCCACTTCAACCTCTGGCACATCGCGTTCAACATGTACGCGCTCTACATCCTGGGCACGATGCTCGAGCCGGCCATCGGGAGCTTCCGCTTCGCGCTCATCTATTTCGTGGGACTCCTCGCGGGGTCGTTCGGAGCGCTCATCGTCACTCCTGACAGCTTCACCGTGGGTGCGTCCGCGGCCGTGTTCGGGCTCTTCGGCGCCGCGATCGTGGAGATGCGGGCGCGAGGCGTCGACGTGATGTCCACGGGCTTGCCGCTGTGGCTCGGGATCAACCTGATCTTCACCTTCGCCTTCAACGGCATCTCGATCGGGGGCCACATCGGCGGCTTGATCGGGGGAACGCTCGCCGGAGTTGCGATCGGCGAGCTCGACAAGCGGCGCGACGTGCCGCGGATGGCAGGGCCCATCGCGGCGGTCGCGATCGGCGTGATCTCGGTGATCGGCGCGATCGCCGTCGCGTAG
- a CDS encoding hemolysin family protein: MNLVLLLVVVPLLIAVNGFFVAAEYALVRSRVDRLDQLEQEGRKRASLARSQIERIDEYIAACQVGITLASIGIGAVGEPVFAHYLDKVLDNALSHGAAIAIAAIIAYLFISACHITLGELSPKIYTVAKPETVAMRSARLLQFSSTVFKPVSVALSAAAQLVLRPFGIRAEGLGEETTTSEDLKFLIARSASGGTLDPGEAVMLRGVFHLHEQEARNVMTPIPAVVTVDVSESVEAALRRCVQSGHTRLLVTEDENTDRIRGIVHSNSLARLLMTRGADSSIESVVKDVPIIPETKPLDDLLADLQRERTSMAVVVDEYGRTAGIVTVEDIIEEVVGEITDETDPAGGAVRRLANGDWYVRGHVPITDLQDYGLDLPIDSDTYNSVGGYVFGELGRLPKRGDMVNANGYSLRVESVRENRIEAVRIRDHTPANREEGGSVRDES; the protein is encoded by the coding sequence ATGAACCTCGTGCTGCTGCTCGTTGTCGTTCCGCTGCTGATCGCGGTCAACGGCTTCTTCGTCGCCGCCGAGTACGCTCTCGTGCGCTCGCGCGTGGACCGGCTCGATCAGCTCGAGCAGGAGGGACGCAAGCGCGCGTCGCTCGCGCGGAGCCAGATCGAGCGCATCGACGAGTACATCGCCGCCTGCCAGGTGGGCATCACGCTCGCCTCGATCGGCATCGGCGCCGTGGGCGAGCCGGTGTTCGCCCACTACCTCGACAAGGTCCTCGACAACGCTCTCTCGCACGGGGCCGCCATCGCGATCGCGGCGATCATCGCGTACCTCTTCATCTCCGCCTGCCACATCACCCTCGGCGAGCTGTCGCCGAAGATCTACACCGTCGCAAAGCCGGAGACCGTGGCGATGCGCTCGGCGCGGCTGCTCCAGTTCTCGAGCACGGTCTTCAAGCCGGTGTCGGTCGCGCTGTCGGCGGCCGCGCAACTCGTGCTGCGGCCGTTCGGCATCCGCGCCGAGGGGCTTGGCGAGGAGACCACCACCTCCGAGGACCTCAAGTTCCTGATCGCTCGCAGCGCCTCGGGCGGCACCCTCGACCCCGGCGAGGCCGTGATGCTCCGCGGGGTGTTCCACCTGCACGAGCAGGAGGCGCGCAATGTGATGACGCCCATCCCGGCGGTGGTGACCGTGGACGTGTCCGAGAGCGTGGAGGCGGCGCTCAGGCGCTGCGTGCAGTCCGGGCACACGCGGCTCCTCGTGACCGAGGACGAGAACACGGACCGCATCCGAGGCATCGTTCATTCGAACTCGCTGGCGCGCCTGTTGATGACGCGCGGCGCGGACTCGTCGATCGAGTCGGTGGTGAAGGACGTGCCGATCATTCCCGAGACCAAGCCGCTCGACGACCTGCTCGCCGACCTCCAGCGCGAGCGCACGTCGATGGCGGTGGTGGTGGACGAGTACGGCCGCACGGCCGGCATCGTGACGGTGGAGGACATCATCGAGGAGGTGGTCGGCGAGATCACCGACGAGACCGATCCCGCGGGCGGCGCGGTGCGAAGGCTCGCGAACGGCGACTGGTACGTGCGAGGGCACGTGCCGATCACGGACCTCCAGGACTACGGGCTCGACCTGCCGATCGATTCCGACACGTACAACTCGGTGGGCGGCTACGTGTTCGGGGAGCTCGGGCGCCTGCCCAAGCGCGGCGACATGGTCAACGCCAACGGCTACTCGCTGCGCGTGGAGTCCGTGAGGGAGAACCGGATCGAGGCCGTACGCATCCGCGACCACACGCCCGCGAACCGAGAGGAAGGCGGATCCGTCCGCGACGAGAGTTAG
- a CDS encoding 4a-hydroxytetrahydrobiopterin dehydratase, producing MAALGEDEVKARLSGLDGWEQKGDAIEKQFQFEDFSGSVDFVNRITPVANEMNHHPDLAISWNTVTVTLSTHSEGGLTENDFELAQRIDRSA from the coding sequence ATGGCAGCTCTGGGTGAGGACGAAGTAAAAGCTCGGCTCTCCGGGCTCGACGGCTGGGAGCAAAAGGGCGACGCGATCGAGAAGCAGTTCCAGTTCGAGGATTTCTCCGGTTCTGTGGACTTCGTGAACCGCATCACGCCGGTTGCGAACGAGATGAACCACCATCCGGACCTGGCGATCTCGTGGAACACGGTGACCGTCACGCTCTCCACGCATTCCGAGGGCGGGCTCACCGAGAACGACTTCGAGCTGGCGCAGAGGATCGACCGGTCCGCTTGA
- a CDS encoding thiolase family protein, translating to MPMENGREVVIVEAVRTPIGRGHPEKGYYRDTHPNELLGRCYTEVIERAGIPAEEVEDVITGCVQQYGEQMFNVGRNAWLQAGLPVETPATTVDRQCGSAQQAVNFAAALIASGVHDAAIGSGVEHMGHIPMGVGFKWVDEVGSPWPEALMAKYDLVPQGISAELIADQWEIPRSELDEIGMRSHQLAHQATEEGRFEREIIPFAVNGDTYVADQGIRPDTNLEALSQLKPAFKPDGKITAGNSSQISDGAAAVLLMERKKAESLGLKPRAKILDQTTVGVDPVTMLTGPIPATRKLLDRNKMQMSDIDLVEINEAFASVVAAWRRELEPDMDRVNVNGGAIALGHPLGSTGARLITTLLHEMERSDKEVGLVTMCCGGGLGTGTLLQRV from the coding sequence ATGCCGATGGAGAACGGGCGCGAGGTGGTCATCGTCGAGGCGGTCAGGACGCCGATCGGGCGTGGCCACCCGGAGAAGGGCTACTACAGGGACACGCATCCGAACGAGCTCCTGGGCCGCTGTTACACCGAGGTGATCGAGCGCGCCGGCATCCCCGCGGAGGAGGTCGAGGACGTGATCACCGGCTGCGTGCAGCAGTACGGCGAGCAGATGTTCAACGTCGGCCGCAACGCCTGGCTGCAGGCCGGGCTGCCGGTGGAGACGCCGGCCACCACCGTCGACCGCCAGTGCGGCTCCGCCCAGCAGGCCGTGAACTTCGCCGCCGCGCTGATCGCCTCCGGCGTGCACGACGCCGCGATCGGCAGCGGCGTGGAGCACATGGGCCACATCCCGATGGGCGTGGGCTTCAAGTGGGTTGACGAGGTGGGCTCGCCGTGGCCCGAGGCGCTGATGGCGAAGTACGACCTCGTGCCGCAGGGCATCTCCGCCGAGCTGATCGCCGACCAGTGGGAGATCCCGCGCTCAGAGCTCGACGAGATCGGCATGCGCTCGCACCAGCTCGCGCACCAGGCCACCGAGGAGGGCCGCTTCGAGCGGGAGATCATCCCGTTCGCCGTGAACGGGGACACCTACGTCGCCGATCAGGGCATCCGCCCGGACACCAATCTCGAGGCGCTCTCGCAGCTCAAGCCGGCGTTCAAGCCGGACGGGAAGATCACCGCGGGCAACTCGTCCCAGATCTCCGACGGCGCGGCGGCCGTGCTGTTGATGGAGCGGAAGAAGGCGGAGTCCCTCGGGCTGAAGCCGCGCGCGAAGATCCTCGACCAGACCACCGTGGGCGTGGATCCGGTGACGATGCTCACCGGGCCGATCCCCGCCACGAGGAAGCTGCTCGACCGCAACAAGATGCAGATGTCGGACATCGATCTCGTGGAGATCAACGAGGCCTTCGCCTCGGTGGTGGCCGCCTGGCGCCGGGAGCTCGAGCCGGACATGGACCGCGTGAACGTGAATGGAGGCGCGATCGCTCTCGGACACCCGCTCGGATCGACCGGCGCGCGGCTCATCACCACGCTGCTGCACGAGATGGAGCGCTCGGACAAGGAAGTGGGCCTCGTGACGATGTGCTGCGGCGGCGGTCTCGGAACCGGCACGTTGCTACAGCGAGTCTGA
- a CDS encoding DUF5987 family protein, producing MAGMQGRGRLAAELSRRDFITRVSTLGAGAYVLAALPAARLLQAALPNPSAPADATLQAFADTLVPGRKAAKTDLGDPIDPRAIAGVDSQPGAVEADALRLFHDPLIGFDALEAPFLADLSARSLTVGGGEFLLLPYEKRAEVCMAGLDFSNPSRTLWEAAAAVPFTAFCGAAEHPIGTSGNASGYRVMGYPGAAPNGYQRDYSYGRPLSRERTRNGNLG from the coding sequence ATGGCGGGGATGCAGGGGCGCGGCCGCCTGGCCGCGGAGCTATCGCGTAGGGACTTCATCACGCGCGTGAGCACGCTCGGCGCGGGCGCCTATGTGCTCGCGGCGCTGCCGGCCGCGCGGCTGCTGCAGGCGGCGCTCCCGAACCCGAGCGCGCCGGCGGACGCCACGCTTCAGGCATTCGCGGACACCCTGGTTCCAGGGCGCAAGGCGGCGAAGACCGACCTCGGCGATCCGATCGACCCGCGGGCGATCGCCGGAGTGGACTCCCAGCCCGGCGCCGTGGAGGCCGACGCCCTGCGCCTCTTCCACGATCCGCTGATCGGCTTCGACGCGCTGGAGGCGCCGTTCCTCGCCGACCTGTCGGCCCGCTCCCTCACGGTCGGCGGCGGCGAGTTCCTGCTCCTGCCGTACGAAAAGCGTGCGGAGGTGTGCATGGCGGGCCTCGACTTCTCCAACCCGTCGCGCACGCTGTGGGAAGCCGCCGCGGCCGTGCCGTTCACCGCCTTCTGCGGCGCGGCCGAGCACCCGATCGGCACGAGCGGGAACGCCTCCGGCTACCGCGTGATGGGTTACCCCGGCGCGGCGCCGAACGGCTACCAGCGCGACTACAGCTACGGCCGCCCGCTCTCGCGCGAGCGCACCCGGAACGGGAACCTCGGCTGA
- a CDS encoding anti-sigma factor codes for MSRDHQQYEENVGAYLLGALPELESEVFERHLEVCPDCRGELDELRVASDALSRAVEPVQPPPELKASLMKIVWAESATREAAKPKRHWSLPRLSPAFAAAAAACVLAIGVGIGVAISQLGGSGTKTISALVDHSRAPSGAATLRLPASRKDALLTVQGLPSPGAGKVYEVWVQRGGAMEPAGSLFSVGSGGSGSAAIPGSLKDVQAVAVTAERDGGALKPTQTPVLTVKLS; via the coding sequence ATGAGCAGGGATCACCAGCAGTACGAGGAGAACGTGGGGGCCTACCTCCTGGGCGCGCTGCCCGAGCTCGAGTCGGAGGTGTTCGAGCGCCACCTGGAGGTGTGCCCGGACTGCCGGGGAGAGCTCGACGAGCTGCGCGTGGCGTCGGACGCCCTGTCGCGGGCGGTCGAGCCCGTGCAGCCACCGCCCGAGCTCAAGGCATCGCTGATGAAGATCGTGTGGGCGGAGTCCGCCACCCGCGAGGCGGCGAAACCGAAGCGCCACTGGTCTCTACCGAGGCTGAGCCCGGCTTTCGCCGCCGCGGCCGCGGCGTGCGTTCTCGCGATCGGCGTGGGCATCGGCGTGGCGATATCGCAGCTCGGGGGCAGCGGGACGAAGACGATCAGTGCTCTCGTGGACCACTCGCGCGCGCCTTCGGGCGCCGCCACTCTCCGCCTGCCCGCCAGCCGCAAGGACGCGCTCCTCACGGTTCAGGGGCTGCCGAGCCCCGGCGCCGGGAAGGTCTACGAGGTGTGGGTGCAGCGCGGCGGCGCCATGGAGCCGGCCGGCTCGCTGTTCTCGGTCGGCAGTGGCGGCAGCGGCTCCGCGGCGATCCCCGGCTCCCTGAAGGACGTGCAGGCCGTGGCAGTCACGGCCGAGCGCGACGGCGGCGCGCTGAAGCCCACGCAGACGCCCGTTCTGACCGTCAAGCTTTCCTAG
- a CDS encoding 3-hydroxyacyl-CoA dehydrogenase family protein, with amino-acid sequence MSQSTLTERLGIVGSGAIARGLAQTADMHPGLVLWARSEHSAERARERLGDHVDVVTDIEELAEATLVVEAVVEDMKIKREILGELGELLKPDAVIASTTSSLSVAELGQASGRPERFAGIHVFNPVPKMKLVELAFPPEATDETRSRARALCESLGKEPVEVPDLPGFVVNRLLFPYLFSAVRLLEEGDGLEPDAIDACMKMGAGHPMGPLALLDFVGLDVSTAIGETLGVEIPQTVRKLMDEGRLGRKSGAGFYDYSK; translated from the coding sequence GTGAGTCAATCAACCCTCACAGAGCGGCTGGGGATAGTCGGGAGCGGGGCCATCGCGCGCGGTTTGGCGCAGACGGCCGACATGCATCCGGGCCTCGTGCTGTGGGCGCGGAGCGAGCACTCCGCCGAGCGCGCGCGTGAGCGCCTGGGCGATCACGTGGACGTGGTCACCGACATCGAGGAGCTCGCCGAGGCCACCCTGGTGGTGGAGGCCGTGGTCGAGGACATGAAGATCAAGCGTGAGATCCTCGGCGAGCTCGGCGAGCTGCTGAAGCCGGACGCCGTGATCGCGTCCACCACATCGTCGCTGTCCGTGGCGGAGCTGGGCCAGGCGAGCGGGCGGCCTGAGCGCTTCGCCGGCATTCACGTGTTCAACCCGGTGCCGAAGATGAAGCTCGTGGAGCTCGCCTTCCCGCCGGAGGCCACCGACGAGACGCGCTCGCGCGCTCGCGCGCTGTGCGAGTCGCTCGGCAAGGAGCCGGTGGAGGTGCCGGACCTGCCCGGCTTTGTGGTGAACCGCCTGCTCTTCCCGTACCTCTTCAGCGCGGTGCGGCTGCTCGAGGAGGGCGACGGCCTCGAGCCCGACGCGATCGACGCCTGCATGAAGATGGGCGCCGGCCACCCGATGGGGCCCCTGGCGCTGCTCGACTTCGTGGGCCTTGATGTGTCCACCGCCATCGGCGAGACGCTCGGCGTGGAGATCCCGCAGACCGTGCGGAAGCTCATGGACGAGGGCAGGCTCGGCCGCAAGAGCGGCGCGGGCTTCTACGACTACTCGAAGTAG
- a CDS encoding ABC transporter substrate-binding protein — protein MRIASLVPSATEMLCALGLRDSVVAVTHECDYPEGIERLPHLTRSVIPDDLSSREVDAAVRDRTRSGEAIYELDEDLLADLEPDLIVTQAVCEVCAVSFDDVRAVAARLPSQPNVISLDPSTLGEVMGDIRTLAQATDSKDAGVDLVRELADRLDRVKLAVRGADRRPSVLALEWLDPPFIGGHWVPQMIELAGGDDSIGFPGERSREATWDELRASQPDVVVAMPCGHYAERAAHEVMQHRDEVARLGAGQVVAVDAAAYFSRPGPRLVDGVELLAHILHPELVDEPPKERLIDVDLGAPSPAR, from the coding sequence ATGCGGATCGCAAGTCTTGTCCCCTCCGCCACCGAGATGCTCTGCGCCCTCGGCCTGCGCGACAGCGTAGTGGCCGTCACTCACGAGTGCGATTACCCGGAGGGCATCGAGCGGCTCCCCCACCTCACGCGCAGCGTGATTCCGGACGACCTCTCCTCCAGAGAGGTCGACGCCGCCGTGCGTGACCGCACCCGCAGTGGTGAGGCGATCTATGAGCTCGACGAGGACCTGCTCGCCGACCTCGAGCCGGACCTGATCGTGACCCAGGCGGTGTGCGAGGTATGCGCGGTGTCGTTCGACGACGTGCGCGCCGTGGCGGCGCGGCTCCCGTCGCAGCCGAACGTGATCTCGCTCGACCCGTCGACGCTCGGGGAGGTGATGGGCGACATCCGCACACTCGCCCAGGCCACCGACTCGAAGGACGCCGGCGTGGACCTCGTACGCGAGCTGGCAGACCGGCTCGATCGAGTGAAGCTCGCGGTCCGCGGCGCAGACCGGCGGCCGAGCGTGCTCGCGCTGGAGTGGCTCGATCCGCCGTTCATAGGCGGCCACTGGGTGCCGCAGATGATCGAGCTGGCCGGAGGCGACGACTCCATCGGCTTCCCGGGCGAGCGCTCACGCGAGGCCACCTGGGACGAGCTGCGGGCGTCGCAGCCCGACGTGGTGGTGGCTATGCCCTGCGGTCACTACGCCGAGCGCGCCGCGCACGAGGTGATGCAGCATCGCGACGAGGTGGCGAGGCTCGGCGCCGGCCAGGTGGTGGCGGTGGATGCCGCCGCCTACTTCTCGCGTCCCGGGCCGCGTCTCGTGGACGGTGTGGAGCTGCTCGCCCACATCCTGCATCCGGAGCTCGTGGACGAGCCGCCCAAGGAGCGCCTGATCGACGTGGACCTGGGCGCGCCCTCGCCGGCCCGCTAG
- a CDS encoding GNAT family N-acetyltransferase — MRKELEGGFELDDDRARVDVDAVHRFLSTEAYWAIGRPRETVERLVRESTRVLGLYSPDGRQAGFCRVVTDGNSIAYLADVYIHPDFRGRGLGAALVREAVVEGPHANVRWVLHTNDPAFYEPFGFGPPPERLMERPRPGAPPGMP; from the coding sequence ATGCGCAAGGAGCTCGAGGGCGGCTTCGAGCTCGACGACGACCGCGCGCGCGTAGACGTGGACGCGGTACACAGGTTCCTGTCCACGGAGGCGTACTGGGCGATCGGCCGGCCGCGGGAAACGGTGGAGCGCCTCGTGCGCGAGTCCACCCGCGTGCTCGGGCTCTACTCGCCCGACGGCCGCCAGGCGGGCTTCTGCCGCGTGGTCACCGACGGCAACTCGATCGCGTATCTCGCGGACGTGTACATCCACCCGGACTTCCGGGGACGCGGTCTCGGCGCCGCGCTGGTGCGCGAGGCCGTGGTTGAGGGCCCGCACGCGAACGTGCGCTGGGTCCTTCACACCAACGACCCGGCGTTCTACGAGCCGTTCGGGTTCGGCCCCCCGCCGGAGCGCCTGATGGAACGGCCGCGGCCGGGCGCGCCGCCCGGGATGCCCTAA
- a CDS encoding protein kinase, producing MAVQTNGTLLADRYRVIRRLGSGGAATVFLCEDQRLGRKVAVKRMHADSPEEMARRLQREARLGASLNHRGLVSVFDTVTYEEGVLIVMEYVDGETLADALRRGPLPVERALEVVCELASALDHVHAQGIVHRDVKPGNILLGTDGSVKLVDLGIGTAAGHTRITQSGVVLGTPAYMAPEQVEGTDVTAAADVYALGAVAFELLSGRKARTGKGPIDIAHKAATEPPPDLREAWPDAPREAADVLKRAMARDPQRRQRSAGALADELAASLKNERTASTRLLAGAPVAVAAAGSARRWLPLAAVVGGLALIGVAIALLTSGGGSSTSPKQASTRHHRTHHAKKKTQTGTQTQAAQTTSTPAATPAPTTQDPSALNDQGKALIDSGRPQEAIPVLQKALAAFPADQHSSIVYGYTLFNLGDAYLKSGQPAKAIPYLRQRLSWPDQRDVVLAELRQAEQEAGVAPAPGPGKGPKKHGHGPKD from the coding sequence GTGGCGGTGCAAACCAACGGCACGCTGCTCGCTGATCGCTACCGGGTGATCCGGCGCCTGGGCTCGGGCGGTGCCGCAACCGTTTTCCTCTGCGAGGACCAGCGCCTTGGCCGCAAGGTGGCGGTCAAGCGGATGCACGCCGACAGTCCCGAGGAGATGGCCCGGCGCCTCCAGCGCGAGGCGCGGCTCGGCGCTTCGCTGAACCACCGTGGGCTCGTGTCGGTGTTCGACACGGTGACCTACGAGGAGGGCGTGCTCATCGTCATGGAGTACGTGGACGGCGAGACGCTCGCCGACGCGCTGCGGCGAGGGCCGCTGCCGGTGGAGCGCGCGCTCGAGGTCGTATGCGAGCTGGCTTCGGCGCTGGACCACGTGCACGCTCAGGGAATCGTCCACCGCGACGTGAAGCCCGGCAACATCCTGCTGGGCACCGACGGGTCGGTGAAGCTGGTGGACCTCGGCATCGGCACCGCCGCCGGGCACACGCGCATAACGCAGAGCGGTGTGGTGCTCGGCACGCCCGCCTACATGGCGCCCGAGCAGGTGGAGGGCACGGACGTGACCGCCGCGGCGGATGTGTACGCCCTCGGCGCGGTGGCGTTCGAGCTGCTGAGCGGCCGCAAGGCGCGCACGGGCAAGGGCCCGATCGACATCGCGCACAAGGCCGCCACCGAGCCGCCGCCCGATCTTCGCGAGGCGTGGCCGGACGCGCCGCGCGAGGCCGCCGACGTGCTCAAGCGAGCCATGGCCCGCGATCCGCAGCGGCGCCAGCGGTCCGCCGGCGCACTGGCGGACGAGCTGGCCGCATCGCTGAAGAACGAGCGCACGGCTTCCACGCGGTTGCTCGCCGGCGCCCCGGTTGCCGTGGCCGCCGCGGGTTCCGCCCGCCGCTGGCTTCCGCTCGCCGCGGTGGTGGGCGGCCTGGCGCTGATCGGTGTGGCGATCGCGCTTCTCACCAGCGGTGGCGGGAGCTCCACTTCGCCGAAGCAGGCTTCGACCCGCCATCACCGCACCCACCACGCGAAGAAGAAGACGCAGACGGGCACGCAGACCCAGGCTGCGCAGACCACGAGCACGCCCGCCGCTACGCCGGCCCCCACCACGCAGGATCCGAGCGCGCTCAACGACCAGGGCAAGGCGCTCATCGACTCGGGCCGGCCGCAGGAGGCCATTCCGGTGCTGCAGAAGGCGCTTGCCGCGTTCCCAGCGGACCAGCACTCGAGCATCGTCTACGGCTACACGCTCTTCAACCTGGGCGACGCGTACCTGAAGTCAGGCCAGCCGGCCAAGGCGATCCCGTACCTGCGCCAGCGCCTGAGCTGGCCCGACCAGCGCGACGTCGTTCTCGCCGAGTTGCGGCAGGCGGAGCAGGAGGCGGGCGTTGCACCCGCTCCGGGGCCGGGCAAGGGCCCGAAGAAGCACGGGCACGGGCCCAAGGACTAG